TTAGCTAACCATGTAGAAAATAAGTTGAGGCATCAAATGTTTGGCTTATTAGCattataaatctaaataaatatggAACCAGTGgcgaaaaaaaagaaaaaagccctaTTTTTCAATAAAGTCCAACCAATGTGTCTTACTAAAGCTATCCCAGAGTTCTGCGCTGCACTAAATGGCACAATGCTTTAATCAAACTGTAACTGAGTCCATTTCAGATTTCATACATGAAGAATGAGGTCAAATCATGTCCCTTCAGCTATATTCAACCTTGTATTCTTTTAAGATAGCCTCCTAAAAACAAGGCCTCAAAAATTGGCTAAAAACTCattacggggatccctgggtggctcagcggtttagcgcttgcctttggcccagggtgtgatcctggagacccgggattgagtcccgcatcgggctcctggcatggaacctgcttctccctcctcctgtgtctctgcctctctttctctgtgtctatcataaataaataaataaatcttaaaaaaaaaaaaaaactcattactGTACCTCTCCACAGAAATCTTTAGTAAAAAGCAAAAGATTTATGTAATATGCAGAGAAACCAGAGTATCAaccttgctgttttttttttttaagattttatttatttattcatagagacacagagaggggtggggcagaggaaagagcaggctccatgcagggagcctggcgtgggactcgatccctgatctccaggatcacactccaggctgcaggcggcgctaaactgctgtgccactggggctgccttgaGTATCGACCTTGTATTCTTACCAAGGATCTGTGTTAAACTTTTTCAAAGTAACATCTCAAATCACAAAGCCTGACAGCGGGAAATTTTTCACTTGCCTTAGGCTAAGGGtcattctaaataaatgaataaacttagATGAGGAAAACCAATAAACTAGACACAAAGGAatccaaccccccccccgcccccgccccaatTCCTACTCTAGGACTGTATTCTCTTCAGATAGGCCTACTTATGCTTTACTTTTGTACCACCTCTCTGTTATGTTTTAACAACTTCTTTCACTTTCTGCAGTGGATAGCAGTGctaatgagaagaaaaaggggaaggaaggagtggTAATGTCCACAGTCAAATCCTATTTGTGGAAACCTTTAATGTCTATGTTAGTGTGTCCTAAATATATCAAAAGCTCAGTCCGACTCTCCAGCACTTAAGGAAGAAAGGTCTAATGTCACTATATGGGGGTTGAAGTAGGTGCCAAAGGAAAAGCAGTTCCCACCACCTCCAAGGAGCAGGAGCTGTTGCTCTTCAGGAAGGAGGATGCTGGTATGATTGTGTAACATTAATGGCCATGGCACACATGTTGTGTCAATCTGATACTCAGAGCTCAATCCTGTAGTTAAATCAATTACAGTCACTCCAGGAACTGAGGAGGAATGAATCCAGACCCCTCCAACCAGTAGAAGCTTCCCATTGAGCACATGAGCTGTGTGGGAGTACCTTGGAGTAATGGGAGGCTGGATGACTATTGATTCCCAGAGGAATCCACAAGAGCTTGGTTTTAGAAAGAGTACAGAGCTCAGTGGCTCCTCAGAAACACCCAGACCTCCAGCAATAACGGCTCCCCCTTGCCAGCTGCAGGCACTGTGTGAATGCCGACCTTCAGGTGCTTCTCCCTCCACTGGGATACTGACCCAAGCCATTGTCCCCATATGTAGGAAATGCCAGTCACTTAGTACAGGTTCCACCACACTTCGACCCCCATACACaaacaaatatttctgattttcataGGACACTTCTGTTGTTGAATGCCGCCAACATGACAACGTGGAATCTTCTGGGCCAGCCTTTTTTACTGTTACATTTAGGTCCTCAGTGCTGTTGTCCTCACTCTTACAAACACCAAGTTGTAGAATTCCCAAGGCTGGAGTTACTGGGGACAGTCTCCCTCCCAGAACCAAAACCTGAGTATCTGAAAGTCTTGTCATGGTGTGATAAAGGCGTCCATCCCACAGGGCTCCGGTCCCACAACTGCATATTTGGTTGCCTTTCCATTCAAAGTCACAAAATCTCGAGAGCAAGTGAAACTTGCTCACTCGGCAATGCCGCCCCTCTTGCTCTCCAAATCCTCCTGTGCTAAGAATAATGCTTGGGCTCAAAAGGACAGAGGCATGCCCATATCTCTTAAGGTTTCGGCCCTGGCTGTCACTAGTGACTACTCTAGCAGGGAAGA
This region of Canis lupus baileyi chromosome 32, mCanLup2.hap1, whole genome shotgun sequence genomic DNA includes:
- the LCMT2 gene encoding tRNA wybutosine-synthesizing protein 4, yielding MGPRGRERRSGAVQSTNDSSALSKSSLAAHGYVHDPFAALLVPGTARRAPLIHRGYYVRARAVGHCVRAFLERTCAAPGAPRAQVVSLGAGSDSLYFRLKTEGRLTGAAVWEVDFPDVARRKAERIQDTPELCELTGPFQSRDPASVLCFEGADYRLLGLDLRQLPRLDQALAAAGLDAAAPTLLLAEAVLTYLEPNDAAALIAWAAQRFPDALFVIYEQMRPHDAFGQFMQQHFRQLSSPLHGLDRFPDVEAQQHRFLQAGWTDCRAMDMNEFYRCFLSSEECQRVENLEPFDEFEEWHLKCAHYFILAASTGDTLSQSPVFPLSEVFPRVDPASPSGVFPARVVTSDSQGRNLKRYGHASVLLSPSIILSTGGFGEQEGRHCRVSKFHLLSRFCDFEWKGNQICSCGTGALWDGRLYHTMTRLSDTQVLVLGGRLSPVTPALGILQLGVCKSEDNSTEDLNVTVKKAGPEDSTLSCWRHSTTEVSYENQKYLFVYGGRSVVEPVLSDWHFLHMGTMAWVSIPVEGEAPEGRHSHSACSWQGGAVIAGGLGVSEEPLSSVLFLKPSSCGFLWESIVIQPPITPRYSHTAHVLNGKLLLVGGVWIHSSSVPGVTVIDLTTGLSSEYQIDTTCVPWPLMLHNHTSILLPEEQQLLLLGGGGNCFSFGTYFNPHIVTLDLSSLSAGESD